DNA from Streptomyces sp. NBC_01260:
GTCCAGGGGACCGTCGGCCTGTGGAGCAAGTACCCGATCAGCGACACCCGCCCGGTGGACATCAAGATGGGCTGGGTCCGGGCCATGCGGACCACCGTCGCCACGCCCGAGGGCAAGGTCGGCTTCGTCGTCGCGCATCTGCCCTCGGTACGGGTCAAGCTGCACGCCGGATTCACCGCGAACCAGCGCGACCAGAGCGCGGACGCACTCGGTGCGGCCATCGCGGACGAACGGCTCGACCGGGTCGTCCTGCTCGGCGACCTCAACGGCACCATGAACGACCGCTCGCTCAACGCGATCACCTCCCAGATGCGCTCCACCCAGGGCGCGGCCGGTGACGGCTTCGGATTCAGCTGGCCCGCGTCGTTCCCGATGGCCCGGATCGACCAGATCATGGTGAAGGGCGTCGACCCGGTGTCGTCCTGGACGCTCCCCGCGACGGACAGCGACCACCTCCCGATCGCCGCGCGCGTCAAACTCTGACGTCACGGTCCGTTCACGGCCGCTGCCGGCGGCCGTTACCTCCCGGCATAAACCGTCTGAGAGTATTTGCTCCGATCAGGGACCGAGGCCGGCCGGCGACGGAGCCGGTCCGCCGCTGTGCGCTCCGGCCCCCGCGTCCGGCAGCGTCGCCATGCCCCGGCTCCCTCCTGCGCCTCGTGCCGCGCCCGGCCTCGCCCGCCGCGGTGGACGAGCCCCCTGCGGAAAGGTCTCTCCTCATGCCTCTGGCTCTGCTCGCACTCGCGGTGAGCGCCTTCGGCATCGGTACCACGGAGTTCGTGATGATGGGCCTGCTGCCCGAGGTCGCGGACGATCTCGGCACCTCCGTCCCCACAGCGGGCTATCTCGTCTCGGCCTATGCGATCGGTGTGGTGCTCGGCGCCCCGCTGCTCACCGCCCTCGGCTCCCGTATCCCGCGCAAACGGATGCTCCTGCTGCTGATGGCGCTGTTCACCGTCGGCAACCTCGCCTCCGCGCTCGCCCCCGGCTTCGGCTGGCTGCTCGCCGCACGGGTGCTGGCCGGGCTGCCGCACGGCGCGTTCTTCGGCGTCGGCGCGGTCGTCGCCGCCCGGCTGGTCGCCGACGGGCGCCAGGCGCGGGCCGTGGCGACGATGTTCCTCGGCCTGACCGTCGCCAACATCGTCGGCGTGCCCGCCGCCACCCTGCTCGGCCAGCACCTCGGCTGGCGGGCCACGTTCCTGGTGGTCGCGGTGATCGGGCTGTGCGCGATGGCCGCGCTCGCCCGGCTCGTCCCGCGGATCCCGGCCGAGGCGCACACCGACGTCCGCCACGAGGTGCGTGCCCTGGGCAACCGGCAGGTGCTGCTCGGACTGCTCACCGCCGTCCTCGGCTTCGCCGGGGTCTTCGCCGTGTACTCCTACCTCTCGGCGATGACGACCGAGGTGATGGGCTTCGGCGAATCCTCGGTGACGCCGGTGCTGGCACTCTTCGGTATCGGCATGACCCTGGGGGCGCTCGCCGCGGGCCCGCTCACGGACCGGGCGCTGCGTCCCACGCTGTACGGATCGCTGGGCGCGCTCGCGGTCGTCCTGGCCGTCTTCCCGTTCGCCGCCCAGGTGCAGTGGGCCGCGCTGGTGATGGTGGTGCTGCTGGGAGGGGTCGGCTTCATGACGACCACGCCGTTGCAGATGCTCGTCATGAACAAGGCCAAGCACGCCCCGACCCTGGCGTCCGCCTCCAACCACTCCGCGTTCAACCTGGCCAACGCGGGCGGCGCGTGGCTGGGCGGGGTGGCCATCGCGGCAGGCTGGGGCTGGACGTCCCCGGCCCTGGTCGGCGCGGTCCTGGCCGTGGCGGGCCTCGCGGTGGCGGTCACGGCGGGCGTACTGGACCGCGACCGCGCACCGTCCAGGGTGGTGGCCGGCGCCCGGCCCGTGCGGCAGGAGTCCGGAGCGGACGTGTGACTCGAGCCCGCCCGGCGATTGAGGACAACCCCTCAGCCGGACGGGCCCGCCGTCACATCCGCAACACCCGTCCCCCCGGCGTCAGCCGGACTCGCGCCAGCGGTTCGTGATCGGCAGTCGCCGGTCCTTGCCGAAGCCCTTGGGCGAGATCTTCGTGCCCGGCGGATACTGCCGCCGCTTGTACTCCGCCGTGTCCACCATCCGCAGGGTCTTCGCGACCAGCGCCTGGTCGAACCCGGCCGCCACGATCGTGTCGATCCCCTGGTCCCGGTCGACGTACATCTCCAGGATCCGGTCCAGCACGTCGTAGTCGGGCAGCGAGTCCGTGTCGACCTGCCCAGGACGCAGCTCCGCGCTGGGCGGCTTGGTGATGGAGGCCTCCGGGATCGGCGGGGTCTGCCCGCGCTCCTCGGCGGCCCGGTTGCGCCACTTCGCCAGCCGGAAGATCGACGTCTTGTAGACGTCCTTGATCGGCCCGTACGCGCCGACGGAGTCGCCGTACAGCGTCGAGTAACCGACCGCCAGCTCCGACTTGTTGCCCGGCGCCAGGACGATCTGCCCCTCCTGGTTGGAGACGGCCATCAGCATCGTGCCGCGCAGCCGCGACTGGAGGTTCTCCTCGGCGAGACCGGTGAGCCCCAGCGACCCCATGTACGCGTCGAACATCGGCTCGATCGGTACGGTCCGGAAGTTCAGCCCGGTACGCCGCGCCAGCTCGGCCGCGTCGCCCTTGGAGTGGTCCGAGGAGTACTTCGACGGCATCGAGATGCCGTAGACGTTCTGCGCCCCCAGCGCGTCGCAGGCGATCGCCGCGACCAGCGCCGAGTCGATCCCGCCGGAGAGCCCGATGAGCACGCTGCCGAAGCCGTTCTTCGCCGCGTACGCCCGCAGGCCCACGACGAGCGCCGAGTACAGCTCCTCGTCGTCGTCGAGCCGGTCCGCGTACCCTCCGGCCAGCTCCGCCTCGTACGCGGGCAGCGGCTTCTCGGAGAGGACCACGTGGTCGATGCGCAGCCCGTCGTTCACCACACCCGACGGCGCGTCGGGCGCGGCGGCCGGCAGGTCGAGGTCGATGATCACGCTGCCCTCGGCGAACTGGGGGGCGCGGGCGATCACTTCGCCGTGCTTGTCGACGACGATCGAGTCGCCGTCGAAGACCAGCTCGTCCTGGCCGCCGATCATCGCCAGATAGGCCGTCGTGCAGTCGGCCTCCTCGGCCCGCTTGCGGACCAGTTCCAGCCGGGTGTCGTCCTTGTCCCGCTCGTAGGGCGAGGCGTTGATCGAGAGGAGCAGTCCGGCCCCGGCGGCCCGCGCGGCCGGCACCCGGCCGCCGTCCTGCCAGAGGTCCTCGCAGATCGCGAGCGCGACATCGATCCCGTGCACCCGCACGACGGGCATCGAGTCGCCCGGCACGAAGTACCGGAACTCGTCGAAGACGCCGTAGTTGGGCAGGTGGTGCTTGGCGAAGTTCAGCGCGACCCCGCCGCGGTGCAGCACCGCGGCGGCGTTGCGCGGGGACCCGGCGGGCTGGCCGTAGCGCGGCGCCGGGAAATCGGAGCGGTCGAGGTATCCGACGACGACCGGCAGTTCCCCGAAGCCCTCCTCGTCGAGACGGGCGGCGAGCGCGCGCAGCGCGTCCCGCGACGCCTCGACGAAGGACGACCGCAGGGCCAGGTCCTCGACGGGGTAACCGGTCAGCACCATCTCGGGGAACGCCACCAGGTGGGCGCCCTGCTCGGCGGAGTGCCGGGTCCAGTGGAGGATCGCCTCGGCGTTGCCGGCGAGGTCACCGACGGTCGAGTCGATCTGATTCAGTGCGAGGCGTAGTTGAGGCACGCCGCCCAGTGTAATCGTCTGATTGACGCGATGTCCTGGCGGGCCGCGCGAAGGACCGTGCGGCCCGCCAGGGGGCCGGTCAGCTGCGGTAGCCGACGACCGTCATCATGCCCGCCTCCGCGTGGTACAGGTTGTGGCAGTGGAGCATCCACAACCCCGGGTTGTCGGCGTCGAAGTCCACCGTCAGCGACTGCCGGGGCAGCACGATCGCGGTGTCCTTACGGGCCCCGGACGCGTTCCCGGCCAGCGCGAACGTGTGCCCGTGCAGATGGACCGGGTGCCACATCGCGGTCGGGTTCCGCAACTCCAGCCGGACCCGCTCCCCGGCCCGCACCGGATGGCGCTGGTCGGCGCTGTACGGCTTCCCGTCGAAGGCCCAGTCGTACGCCGCCATGGAACCGGTCAGCCTCAACCGCACCGTGCGGTCGGGCTCACGGCCGGGCAACGCCACGGACGCGTCCGGGGCCAGCCGGTCGGCCGTCACCAGCTGACCGGTCAGCTCCTTCGGCCGCACGGAGGCGCCGGGCGCCGCGCCCGTGCCGGTACGGAGCAGCGCCATCGCGGAGGCCTTCTTCCCCTCGGCCAGCGCGGTCAGCGGGAACACCCCGTCCCCGGCGGTCACCAGCACGTCGTACCGCTCGCCCATGCCGAGCAGCAGGGCGTCCGTCGTGGTGTGCCGGACCGGGAAGCCGTCCGTGTGCGTGATCGTCATCCGGTGGCCGCCGAGTGCGACGCGGAACGCGGTGTCACCGCCCGCGTTGATGATCCGCAGCCGGATCCGGTCACCGGGCCGGGCGCCGAAGGCGGACGGGTCCTGCGGAGTGCGGCCGTTGATCAGGTAGTACGGGTAGGCGACATCGCCCGCGTCACCGCCCAGCAATGTGCTGGTGGCGCCCATGAGCATGCGCGAGGGCCCGGTTCCGGTACCGGCCGAGGGGGCGGCCTCCATGGCGTGCCCGCTGTGACCGCTGCCCTTGGTGAGCTCCTGGAGCACCGCGTCGGGGGTGGAGCCGTCCACCCCGTCGAGCCAGTCGTCCAGGACGACGACCCACTCCTTGTCGTACGACAGCGGCTCCTTCGGGTCCTCGACGATCAGCGGCGCGTACAGCCCGCGGTCCAGCTGGACGCCCGAGTGCGGGTGGAACCAGTACGTGCCCGGATTCGGCACCGCGAACCGGTAGGTGAAGTCCTTGCCCGGCTCGATGGCCCGCTGGGTCAGCCCGGGGACACCGTCCATGTCGTTGCGCAGGGCGAGCCCGTGCCAGTGCAGCGAGGTCGACTGCGGAAGGTGGTTGGCGAGGGTGAGGTCGAGCGTGTCGCCCGCGGTGACCCGCACCTCCTGGCCGGGCAGCCGGTCCCCGTACGCCCAGGTGCTGACGGTGTGCCCGCCGCCCAGGTCGAACCGGGACGGGGTGGCGGTCAGGGAGACCTTGCGTACGGGACCGGAGCCCCGGCGCTCCTCGGCCGCCGCGACCTCGGGGCCGTCGGGGGCCACGTATCCCTTGGGGACCGTCGTGCCGGACGGACCGGAGTGGTCCATGCCGGAGTGGTCGGTGGACGCGGCGCTGTCGGAGCAGGCGGCGAGAACTCCGGTACCGGCAAGGGCGATCGATGCGCCGAGTACGGCGCGTCGGGTGTGCTGAGCGGACATGGCTGAGTGCACCTCAAAGATGTTGTCGGTGTGCTGAAAGGCGGACGGGGGCGCGGTGCGCCCCGGACGGGGGCGCGGTGCGCCTATATCCGCAGTACCGACAGGTCAGTGAGAACGGCCTTGCGCGGCCGTGGCGGGGGAGGGGGCCGCGGCCTCCACGACGTACGGGTCCCGGCGCCTCCCGCCACGCTGTCCGCGGGCCGCCGCGCCACCATGAGCACGGTGAGCAGGGCGAGGCCCCAGACGGAGAGCACGGCGAGGCAGACGGCCATCGGGTCCATGCCCCGCATGGGCGCCGGACGGGCGGGGCGCCGGGCGTCCGGGTGCACGGTCCCCGCGGCCGTCGCGTGCGAAGCGGTCATCGCGGCGGCACCCTGCCCGCTGTGCTCCGCCGGGTGGCCGACGGTGTGCATGGTGACGATCCCGAAGAGCAGCGCGGCGAACAGCAGCAGCTGCCCGTACCTCGCACCCCTCATTCCGAACATGCCGGCCACCCTACCCCCACCGGGTATACGAACGGGGACGGCCCGCTGCCCCGCGCGCGGCGGGAGGGCGGGCCGTCGGGTCGTGGGCGGGCGCGGTGCCGGTCAGCTGTGGGCGTAGACCTTCTCGGCCCAGCCGGCGATCTGGTCGTCGGAGAGGTGCTGCGCCAGGTCGGCTTCGCTGATCATGCCGATCAGCTTCTTGTTCTCGACCACGGGAAGCCGGCGGATGCGATGGTTCTGCATCTCCTGAAGCACATCCTCCACCTCCGCGCCCGCGTCGATCCAGCGCGGCGTGCCGTGGGCGAGGTCGCCCGCGGTCACCTTCGACGGGTCGCGACCCATCGCTACGCAGTCGACCACGATGTCGCGGTCCGTGAGGATGCCGATCATCCGGTCCTGCTCGCCGTTGGCCGAGATGGGCAGCGCCCCGACTTTGTGCTCACGCATCAGCTGGGCGGCGCGGTCGAGGGTCTCGTGCGCCGGGATCCAGGTGGCGCCGGTGTGCATGATGTCCTTGGCGATGGTCATGGGATACCTACCTCCTGCGTGCCGGTGGGCACTGCCGTACGACCCCGAGCGAACCCATCGTGAGGGGCCCGTTCGGGGTACGCGACCGCTTGCACCCATTCGGGTGCACTTGCGGCGGGAGGGAACCTTCGAGGCCCGTCAGGCGCGGGGCGCCGAGCCGCGCTTCGCCAGCATCCCGGCCATCGCGTCCAGCTCGGACTGCTGGGCCTCGACCATGCCCCGGGCCAGCCGCTTCTCCGCCTTCACGGTGCACAGGCTCGCGCAGCCGCGGGCCATGTCGATCCCGCCCTTGTGGTGGTCGGTCATCAGCTGGAGATACAGGATCTCGGCCTGCCTGCCGTCGGCCTTGCGGAGCCGGCCGAGCTCGGTGCGGGTGGCCATGCCGGGCATGAGGGACCCGTCGTGGGCCTGGTAACCGCCCCCATGCCCCGGCATCCCGCCCATCCCGTCCATATCGCCCATGTCGTGGCCGTCGTGCCCACCGGCACCGGCACCGGACCCGTCGGCCATCCAGGCCATCGGCTCCTGTCCGGTGGCCACCTTGGGCAGCTCCCACAGATCCAGCCAGCCGAGCAACATGCCCCGCTGGTTGGCCTGTGTGTTGGCGATGTCGTACGCGAAACGGCGCACGTCCTCGTCCCGCGTGCGGTCCCGCACGATGAAGGACATCTCCACGGCCTGCTGGTGGTGGACCGCCATGTCCTGGGCGAACCCGGCGTCCGCCGAGTCCGCCGCGGGCGTGCGCGGGGCGGACTCGGACCCGGTCGCCTGGAGGTCCGCCCCGTCGTCCCGCGCGGAGGCCACCGTCGCCGCCCCCGCGAACAGCACCGCGAGCGCGACGGCGGAACCCGCCACCCACCGGGTGCGCCGGGTGCGCTCCGTAACCGTCACTGGGCCCCCAGTCCGCCGGTGCACGCCGCGCCCGGCTCGGGCGTCTGCGGCCCCTGCACGTACTTGGAGAAGAACTGCGCCACCCGGGGGTCGTCGGCGCCGTCCACCGTGACCTGCTTGCCCCAGGCGCTCAGCATGATCGTGCCGGCCTGGCCCTCGTACGGGCTCATCAGCGAGTACGGGGTCTTCCCGACCCGCTCGGCGAGCTTGTCCAGGTCCGCGACCGGGGCCTTGTCCGTGTACGTCACCCACACCGAACCGTGCTCCAGCGAGTGCACGGCGTTCATGTCGGGGATCGCCTTCTTGTACACCTCGCCGTCGCAGTTCATCCAGACGGGGTTGTGGTCACCGCCGACCGGGGGCTTCATCGGGTACGTCACGGTCTTGGTGACGTGGTTGCGGGTCAGCTTCTTCGCGTCCCACGTCTTCTCGCCCTCGATCGCGCCGTCGGCCGCGTCCTTCCCGTCCGCCCCGTGCTGCTCCGACACCTTCGCGTCGGCGGACTTCTGGTCCGCGGAGGCCTCGGACCTGTCGAGCAGTGTGTAGCTGCCGAAGGCGACGAGACCTGCGACGACGACGGCGCTGAGGCTTATGGCCAGCACACGGTTGCGGCGGTCCCGCACGCGGTCGGCGTTGCGCATCTGCTCTATGCGGGTCCTGCGGTCGTGGCTCTCGTGGCTCATGTCGTGGGTCCTTCTGCGAAGGGGCGATGAGGGTCTGGGCAGGTCGGAAATCCGGTGTGCGCAGGGCGGTTGCGAGGCCGCCGCATCCCTTGCACACCATGGCCGACGATCGTAGTGGGTGGCCGAGTGCTCCATCTCACGTCGTGTGCGTAATCTGGGTGAAATCCCGGGTCGTGATACTGGAGTTTCCCCCCTATCCCGGGCGGTGGTGCACGGACCGTCTGAACTGCAAGGATGTGGCTATGGACAAGCAGCAGGAATTCGTCCTCAGGACACTTGAGGAGCGCGACATCCGGTTCGTACGGCTGTGGTTCACCGACGTGCTCGGTTACCTCAAGTCCGTGGCCGTGGCCCCTGCCGAGCTGGAGCAGGCGTTCGACGAGGGGATCGGCTTCGACGGCTCGGCCATCGAGGGCTTCGCCCGGGTCTACGAGTCGGACATGATCGCCAAGCCGGACCCGGGCACGTTCCAGATCCTGCCCTGGCGCGCCGAGGCCCCCGGCACGGCCCGGATGTTCTGCGACATCCTGATGCCGGACGGCTCGCCGTCCTTCGCCGACCCGCGCTACGTGCTCAAGCGCATCCTGGCCAAGACCTCCGACCTGGGTTTCACCTTCTACACCCACCCGGAGATCGAGTTCTTCCTGCTGAAGGACAAGCCGGTCGACGGCAGCCGCCCCACCCCCGCGGACAGCTCCGGCTACTTCGACCACACCCCGCAGAACGTCGGGATGGACTTCCGCCGTCAGGCGATCACGATGCTCGAATCGATGGGCATCTCGGTCGAGTTCAGCCACCACGAGGGAGCCCCCGGCCAGCAGGAGAT
Protein-coding regions in this window:
- a CDS encoding MFS transporter, producing MPLALLALAVSAFGIGTTEFVMMGLLPEVADDLGTSVPTAGYLVSAYAIGVVLGAPLLTALGSRIPRKRMLLLLMALFTVGNLASALAPGFGWLLAARVLAGLPHGAFFGVGAVVAARLVADGRQARAVATMFLGLTVANIVGVPAATLLGQHLGWRATFLVVAVIGLCAMAALARLVPRIPAEAHTDVRHEVRALGNRQVLLGLLTAVLGFAGVFAVYSYLSAMTTEVMGFGESSVTPVLALFGIGMTLGALAAGPLTDRALRPTLYGSLGALAVVLAVFPFAAQVQWAALVMVVLLGGVGFMTTTPLQMLVMNKAKHAPTLASASNHSAFNLANAGGAWLGGVAIAAGWGWTSPALVGAVLAVAGLAVAVTAGVLDRDRAPSRVVAGARPVRQESGADV
- a CDS encoding NAD+ synthase, whose protein sequence is MPQLRLALNQIDSTVGDLAGNAEAILHWTRHSAEQGAHLVAFPEMVLTGYPVEDLALRSSFVEASRDALRALAARLDEEGFGELPVVVGYLDRSDFPAPRYGQPAGSPRNAAAVLHRGGVALNFAKHHLPNYGVFDEFRYFVPGDSMPVVRVHGIDVALAICEDLWQDGGRVPAARAAGAGLLLSINASPYERDKDDTRLELVRKRAEEADCTTAYLAMIGGQDELVFDGDSIVVDKHGEVIARAPQFAEGSVIIDLDLPAAAPDAPSGVVNDGLRIDHVVLSEKPLPAYEAELAGGYADRLDDDEELYSALVVGLRAYAAKNGFGSVLIGLSGGIDSALVAAIACDALGAQNVYGISMPSKYSSDHSKGDAAELARRTGLNFRTVPIEPMFDAYMGSLGLTGLAEENLQSRLRGTMLMAVSNQEGQIVLAPGNKSELAVGYSTLYGDSVGAYGPIKDVYKTSIFRLAKWRNRAAEERGQTPPIPEASITKPPSAELRPGQVDTDSLPDYDVLDRILEMYVDRDQGIDTIVAAGFDQALVAKTLRMVDTAEYKRRQYPPGTKISPKGFGKDRRLPITNRWRESG
- a CDS encoding multicopper oxidase family protein — its product is MSAQHTRRAVLGASIALAGTGVLAACSDSAASTDHSGMDHSGPSGTTVPKGYVAPDGPEVAAAEERRGSGPVRKVSLTATPSRFDLGGGHTVSTWAYGDRLPGQEVRVTAGDTLDLTLANHLPQSTSLHWHGLALRNDMDGVPGLTQRAIEPGKDFTYRFAVPNPGTYWFHPHSGVQLDRGLYAPLIVEDPKEPLSYDKEWVVVLDDWLDGVDGSTPDAVLQELTKGSGHSGHAMEAAPSAGTGTGPSRMLMGATSTLLGGDAGDVAYPYYLINGRTPQDPSAFGARPGDRIRLRIINAGGDTAFRVALGGHRMTITHTDGFPVRHTTTDALLLGMGERYDVLVTAGDGVFPLTALAEGKKASAMALLRTGTGAAPGASVRPKELTGQLVTADRLAPDASVALPGREPDRTVRLRLTGSMAAYDWAFDGKPYSADQRHPVRAGERVRLELRNPTAMWHPVHLHGHTFALAGNASGARKDTAIVLPRQSLTVDFDADNPGLWMLHCHNLYHAEAGMMTVVGYRS
- a CDS encoding DUF6153 family protein produces the protein MFGMRGARYGQLLLFAALLFGIVTMHTVGHPAEHSGQGAAAMTASHATAAGTVHPDARRPARPAPMRGMDPMAVCLAVLSVWGLALLTVLMVARRPADSVAGGAGTRTSWRPRPPPPPRPRKAVLTDLSVLRI
- a CDS encoding CBS domain-containing protein — protein: MTIAKDIMHTGATWIPAHETLDRAAQLMREHKVGALPISANGEQDRMIGILTDRDIVVDCVAMGRDPSKVTAGDLAHGTPRWIDAGAEVEDVLQEMQNHRIRRLPVVENKKLIGMISEADLAQHLSDDQIAGWAEKVYAHS
- a CDS encoding DUF305 domain-containing protein translates to MTVTERTRRTRWVAGSAVALAVLFAGAATVASARDDGADLQATGSESAPRTPAADSADAGFAQDMAVHHQQAVEMSFIVRDRTRDEDVRRFAYDIANTQANQRGMLLGWLDLWELPKVATGQEPMAWMADGSGAGAGGHDGHDMGDMDGMGGMPGHGGGYQAHDGSLMPGMATRTELGRLRKADGRQAEILYLQLMTDHHKGGIDMARGCASLCTVKAEKRLARGMVEAQQSELDAMAGMLAKRGSAPRA
- a CDS encoding DUF3105 domain-containing protein gives rise to the protein MSHESHDRRTRIEQMRNADRVRDRRNRVLAISLSAVVVAGLVAFGSYTLLDRSEASADQKSADAKVSEQHGADGKDAADGAIEGEKTWDAKKLTRNHVTKTVTYPMKPPVGGDHNPVWMNCDGEVYKKAIPDMNAVHSLEHGSVWVTYTDKAPVADLDKLAERVGKTPYSLMSPYEGQAGTIMLSAWGKQVTVDGADDPRVAQFFSKYVQGPQTPEPGAACTGGLGAQ